One Cyprinus carpio isolate SPL01 chromosome A16, ASM1834038v1, whole genome shotgun sequence genomic region harbors:
- the echdc1 gene encoding ethylmalonyl-CoA decarboxylase: protein MSVCGAARCRGAVRRILQQNRAVCSHTSGSAAEGIREKLQAFPGGSVELQKQRDSGVALLTVNNPARMNAFSGSMMLELEQRVRELETWTEGKAVIVQGAAGTFCSGSDLNAVRAIANPHDGMKMCEFMQNTLTRLLRLPLISVALVEGRALGGGAELTTACDFRLMTSDGVIQFVHKHMGLVPGWGGAARLVRIVGSQNALKLLSRAKKVDPDTGKQMGLVDEVLHCSSGEGNALSHAERWLGQFIQGPAPVIQAVKRVVVSGRELALDEALQTERSVFGTVWGGPANLEALALKPKHK, encoded by the exons atgagtgtgtgtggagcTGCTCGGTGCCGCGGTGCCGTGAGGAGGATCCTTCAGCAGAACCGAGCCGTCTGCAGCCACACGAGCGGATCTGCTGCCGAGGGAATCAGGGAAAAGCTGCAGGCTTTCCCGGGAGGATCCGTAGAGCTCCAGAAGCAGCGGGACTCGGGCGTTGCGCTGCTCACCGTCAACAATCCAGCGCGCATGAACGCCTTCTCAG GCAGCATGATGCTTGAACTGGAGCAGCGGGTGCGTGAGCTGGAGACCTGGACCGAAGGGAAAGCTGTGATTGTGCAGGGAGCTGCTGGAACCTTCTGCTCTGGATCGGATCTCAATGCAGTCAGAGCCATAGCAAACCCACAC gATGGCATGAAGATGTGTGAGTTCATGCAGAACACTCTCACAAGACTCCTCAG GCTGCCGCTCATCTCAGTGGCACTGGTGGAGGGACGAGCGCTGGGTGGAGGAGCAGAACTCACCACTGCCTGCGACTTCAG GTTGATGACGTCTGACGGTGTTATCCAGTTTGTCCATAAGCACATGGGTTTGGTTCCTGGATGGGGAGGAGCTGCGAGACTAGTTCGTATTGTTGGCAGCCAGAATGCCCTGAAACTGCTGAGCCGCGCTAAAAAGGTTGATCCAGACACTGGAAAACAGATGGGACTGGTTGATGAGGTGCTCCATTGCTCTTCTGGCGAGGGAAATGCTCTGTCTCACGCCGAGCGGTGGCTGGGTCAGTTCATTCAGGGCCCGGCTCCGGTGATCCAGGCGGTGAAGAGGGTTGTCGTCTCAGGAAGAGAGCTTGCCCTGGACGAAGCCCTTCAAACTGAGAGAAGTGTGTTTGGGACAGTATGGGGCGGTCCGGCCAATCTCGAGGCTCTGGCTTTAAAACCTAAACATAAGTGA